A region of the Vibrio tubiashii genome:
CGCCATTAGACCTACACCTACGTCACCCATTGCCCATGCAAGGTTTGCTGTCTTAACTGTACCGTAGAACACGACTGCGATTAGTGCCACTTTTAGTAGGAACATCAGGCCATTAACTTTGATGTGGCGACGGATGTAAGCCACGTTAGTTTCTGCGATGTAGTAGTAAGCAAGAATCGTAGTAAATGCGAAGAAGAACAGTGCGATTGCGATGAATGGCTTACCAATGCCTGGTAGTGCACTTTCAATCGCCATCTGAGTGAATACAGGGCCGTTTGCAGCAATATCAGCAGCAACGTTCTGTACTAGGAAGCCTTCAGCGCCATGAACGTTGTATGCACCAGTGATGATGATCATAAATGCAGTTGCAGAACATACTAGTAGTGTATCGATGTAGATAGAGAACGACTGTACTAGACCTTGTTGCGCAGGGTGATCAACGCTCGCTGCGGCCGCTGCGTGAGGACCAGTACCTTGGCCTGCTTCGTTTGAGTAAACACCACGTTTAACACCCCAACCGATAGCAGCACCAACACCCGCCATAGGTGTGAATGCATCGCCAATGATCATAGAGAATACGCGTGGTACTTCGCCGATGTTGAGAAGGATGATGATGAACGCCGTCACGATGTACGCAAGCGCCATGAAAGGAACAACAATCTGCGTGAAGTTAGCGATACGTTTAACGCCACCGAAGATGATAAACGCTAGGATGACTGAAATCAGTGTACCCGTGAAGATCTTCGCAAAGCTGAATGTACCGATAGCTGTTTCAATCATTTCACCAGAACCGAATGCTGCTTCAACCGCATTCCCGATACTGTTTGACTGAACGCCAGGTAGTAGGAAACCACAAGCAAAGATAGTCGCGATTGCGAAGATCCATGCGTACCAAGTTTGACCCATTGCTTTTTCAATGTAGTAAGCCGGGCCACCACGGAATTGACCTTCGTCTTCTTCCTTGTAGATCTGTGCCAGTGTTGACTCTGCATATGCAGTCGCTGCGCCAAAGAAGGCAACAACCCACATCCAGAATACTGCACCAGGACCACCAAAACCGATAGCCGCCGCAACACCTGCAATATTACCTGTACCCACACGACCAGATAGCGAAACCGCTAAAGCTTGGAATGATGAGATACCCTTAGTAGAACTTTTCCCTGAAAGAAGTAAGCGCCACATTTCACTAAAGTGACGAACTTGAACAAATCGAGTCATGATCGAATAGAACAAACCAGCGCCAAGGCAAAGGTAAATCAATACCGGGCTCCAGATAATTCCATTCAGAAAATCAACTAATGACTGCATAAGTATTTTCCCTGTTTTGTTTTGTAGTGGTTGTTTTCTGAACAGGATATTACCCTTTCTGTAATGTAATTGTTAATTTATTTATTTGTTAGTGTTAATTAGCGTGACCCAAAACACAAAGTGCTAAAAAATTGTTAAATAGTAGCGATTGATTACTTACTGAGCTTCAATTGGAACGCTATATGGTCGATTGGGGAGGTTTAGCGGTGGATTATACGTACGACAAATAACCCAGTTACGTTGCTATATATTTTGTTAATAGAACGTAAATGAGTTAATTGTGTTGATATGAAAAGTGCGGTTAGCTTAGCTTTTAGGCATACCTCTCCATACTGAGTTCTGAAAGAGGCTTCTGACCGTTTGATGCCATCAACTCGGCTAAGATATCAGCTGAACCACACGCCATCGTCCAGCCCAATGTTCCATGCCCTGTGTTGGTGAACAAATTACTGAACTTTGTTTGGCCTATGATTGGCGTTCCATCAGGTGTCATGGGGCGAAAGCCTGTCCAGTACTCAGCCTGAGAGAAATCCACGCCTTGTGGGAACAGGTTACTGACGACGTGATTCAGTGTTGCGAGGCGCTTGTCAGGTAAGGCAGGATCAAACCCTGCTAACTCTGCGGTGCCCGCGACACGGATCCTTTGGTCAAAGCGGGTGAGTGCCACTTTATAGGTTTCATCCATAATGGTGGACGAAGGGGCTTGCCGCTCGTTAGTCACTGGCAGGGTCAATGAGTAGCCCTTAACCGGATAAACCGGAATATCGATACCGATCGGGTTAAGTAGAGCTTTCGAGTAGCTGCCTAATGCGACCACAAAGTGATCGGCACTTAACGTCCCTAGAGAGGTTTTAACACCCACCACCTTAGTGCCTTCTGTCAGCAGAGCCTCAACATCGGTGTTAAACATAAACTCAACTCCGGCTTGCTCTGCCATCTTATGTAGCTGTTGGCAAAACAGATAGCAATCTCCGGTTTCGTCATCGGGCAGGTAAAGCCCACCAACCAACTCACCTTGCATATTAGCCAGTCCAGGTTCTTGATTGAGGCATTGCTTGGCATCGAGTAACTTGAACTGGGTGCCACTCTCTTCGAGCAGCGCCATATCTTTTTCTATGGCTTTAAGCTGGGTAGAAGTACGGAATATTTGCAGCGTGCCTTGAGTACGTCCTTGGTAATCGAGCTCAAACTGTTGGTTTAATGCGGCTAAACACTCACGGCTACGATTGGCGATGGTAAGCATGCGAGATTTGTTGACACGGTACTTATCCAACTGGCAATTGCCGAGCATTTGGCTCGCCCAATGGAGCAAATCAGGGTTGAGGGAAGGTTTAATTTTCAGCGGGGCATGTTGTTCAAATAGCCACTTAATAGCTTTAGTGGGAATACCGGGCGCTGCCCAAGGTGAAGAGTAACCATATGAGATTTGGCCTGCATTGGCAAAGCTGGTTTCTTCTCCCGCTTTAGCTTGTCTGTCTATCACAGTGACATCGAATCCAGCTTGATTTAAGTACCAAGCACTGGTTAATCCGATGACCCCACTCCCTAAAACAATAACCTTCACGAACGCTACTCACAGTTTGAAATTTTGCTAAGGATGAAGAATTTACATCTGCTTAACAATCGATAAGAATTGATATTAGGTTTTAGTTTCTCTAAAGGCTTAATATGAAATCGACCTTGCTGCACGGGGTGAACTTAATCTGCATTGTTGCTCGCCATCAGAGCCTAACAAGCGCGGCTAAAGAGCTGAACCTGACACTCGGTGCTGTCAGCCAACAACTTCAGCAAATTGAACATCGGTTAGGGTTTAGTGTATTTGAACGTCATGCTCGTGGAATCCGCTTAACAGAGCAGGGCGCGAAATTGGTTGATGCGACTAGCCATCATCTGGCTTCGATTGAAGAAAATGTCTTTCAGCTGACGCAGGTTTCAGAGCGCAAACAGATCCGCCTCAAACTAACGCCTTCTTTTGCCTTTAAATGGCTGGTGCCAAGACTAGAAAACTTCCACAAACAGTATCCAGACATTCAAATTCATACCTTTGCAGAAGGGGCGCTCGTTGATAGTGACAAGCGCAACTTCGATATTGCTATTGATTATGGGCCGCTCCCTTACAAGCACTCAGATGCCGAGCTGTTGATGGAGGAGTCACTGATCCCAGTCATGAGCCGTGACTACTTACGCTCACATCCGCAGTTAACGGAAGGAAACACTGAGTGGCAACAAGTGACACTTTTGCATGATGTTATGCCTTGGCATGGTGCGCCGAAAGATTATGAATGGCTCTATTGGGCGTCTCAGCAGCAGCTAGATTTTGAAACCAATCGCGGCCATTTCTTTAATCGTACCGACATGGCGATGTCTGCAGCAGAGGCTGGAGTAGGGATAGCGCTAGCTAGGGTTGCACTATTAGGTGATGAGATTGAACAGGGGAAATTGGTTGCGCCTTTTCCTGCC
Encoded here:
- a CDS encoding alanine/glycine:cation symporter family protein, translated to MQSLVDFLNGIIWSPVLIYLCLGAGLFYSIMTRFVQVRHFSEMWRLLLSGKSSTKGISSFQALAVSLSGRVGTGNIAGVAAAIGFGGPGAVFWMWVVAFFGAATAYAESTLAQIYKEEDEGQFRGGPAYYIEKAMGQTWYAWIFAIATIFACGFLLPGVQSNSIGNAVEAAFGSGEMIETAIGTFSFAKIFTGTLISVILAFIIFGGVKRIANFTQIVVPFMALAYIVTAFIIILLNIGEVPRVFSMIIGDAFTPMAGVGAAIGWGVKRGVYSNEAGQGTGPHAAAAASVDHPAQQGLVQSFSIYIDTLLVCSATAFMIIITGAYNVHGAEGFLVQNVAADIAANGPVFTQMAIESALPGIGKPFIAIALFFFAFTTILAYYYIAETNVAYIRRHIKVNGLMFLLKVALIAVVFYGTVKTANLAWAMGDVGVGLMAWLNIVGILIIFFMSKPALKALNDYEEQQKQGVTEYTFNPVKLGIKGADYWEDKYRRKTGKEPSAETESKPVEQPST
- a CDS encoding LysR substrate-binding domain-containing protein, coding for MKSTLLHGVNLICIVARHQSLTSAAKELNLTLGAVSQQLQQIEHRLGFSVFERHARGIRLTEQGAKLVDATSHHLASIEENVFQLTQVSERKQIRLKLTPSFAFKWLVPRLENFHKQYPDIQIHTFAEGALVDSDKRNFDIAIDYGPLPYKHSDAELLMEESLIPVMSRDYLRSHPQLTEGNTEWQQVTLLHDVMPWHGAPKDYEWLYWASQQQLDFETNRGHFFNRTDMAMSAAEAGVGIALARVALLGDEIEQGKLVAPFPAIEANAGYFVLTHIDDPYTRLFKQWLREQVN
- a CDS encoding D-amino acid dehydrogenase, whose product is MKVIVLGSGVIGLTSAWYLNQAGFDVTVIDRQAKAGEETSFANAGQISYGYSSPWAAPGIPTKAIKWLFEQHAPLKIKPSLNPDLLHWASQMLGNCQLDKYRVNKSRMLTIANRSRECLAALNQQFELDYQGRTQGTLQIFRTSTQLKAIEKDMALLEESGTQFKLLDAKQCLNQEPGLANMQGELVGGLYLPDDETGDCYLFCQQLHKMAEQAGVEFMFNTDVEALLTEGTKVVGVKTSLGTLSADHFVVALGSYSKALLNPIGIDIPVYPVKGYSLTLPVTNERQAPSSTIMDETYKVALTRFDQRIRVAGTAELAGFDPALPDKRLATLNHVVSNLFPQGVDFSQAEYWTGFRPMTPDGTPIIGQTKFSNLFTNTGHGTLGWTMACGSADILAELMASNGQKPLSELSMERYA